TAGCAAGATCTCATCGTAAATTCATactgaaatttgatgaaaaaaggACTTATTAGATAAGGTGATCAAACAGTTGCATATGAAACACGCAACAGAAGGGAAAGAACTCCAAGGAATAGGATTGTTTACCGTGCTCCACACGAAAAAGGCCAGTTGAAATGCATTCTGGATATGAAATCAAGGATCAATGTACAAGCATTAGCACAAGTGATGACAATGATGATTGGTTTAATGTTGGTAGATTAAAGGAAAATTACCGTAAAAAGAACGACGTGAATGAGAAAAAGAAGGAAGCGTGGGCGTCCAAACCAGAAGAGGTCATCGCCTGGTTGAACCACGGGTGCACCCTTGACTACATCCCCTCTATCTTGAATTCTCAACCCCATTTTGGTTATGATCACTTGTAGCTTGGCTCCAACCATTAGGATTATCTGCAAAGACCCAATTGAGGATTTAAGATTAATTTGCTCATAATCCCAAACCAGAAATACATGTACAAATGAATCAAACATGCTATTGTACTTACAATTAAGGGGATAAAAGGTAGCCATAAATATGAATACCATCCTGTTGATGAAGAGCAAATTGATTATTAATCATTAGTAAGCTCAAAAAAATCCATCACTATGTTCATATGATGACACTATTGAACTCAATTCTTTATGAATATGATGAGATACTTACCATGTGTATAGGCAAGCAAGAACAAGACAGCAATGAACCAGATGATTGGACTGCAAGCACAATCATTAACTTAGCATcgtaaaattttaactaataaaattgaAGAACTCTTGGTTAGCTTGAGACTACCAACCTGATCCCTACAACAACTTTAAAATCATCCTCTAATGATCTCTTGATGTATTTCTGGAAATCGAATTTTGTTTCGTTTCCAGGTGCCAAATGTGCCTAAAAGCATTGCAGATTGAAGTTTCAATTAGAaacaagaaaataagaaaaataaaatagcaTAAAACTCCATAGAAATCCATGGCTTAGCTTACCATGATAAATCCATGCCTCAATGTCAGGTAATCAACCTTTGTGACTGACCCAAAGAATTGTCTTAAGAAACAGACCTATAAATAAAGAATCAAATCAGAATTCATAGCCATAAAATGTCGCCTAAATAAAAAGAACCCTTGCTATAAATTCAATGGTTGCTGGACTTCTTTTACAGAAGGGACTCggatttttcatttttcttgaaatacTCAAGTTTTTTCGTAGAAGTCGGGCCctccaaatatatgaaaaaaaagTTCAGATGTTAAATTGATTGTACTTACAATCCAAAGAGTTAAGGTAGAACGGCTCCAAAAGCTCAGATGCCTGCGCCCAAATGAAGTGTCCCTTGCAAATCTGAACCTCTCTGGGTCTGCATTAAATAAAGTAAATGAATAAACATATGGTCAACGCATATCTAGCTAAACATAAGCACGAAGATACGATCTtccacatacaaacatacataccATTGTAGAATTGGTATTCAATTGTCTTTGTCTCATTTTCCCAGGCCTTCCATTTCCTCATCTGCAGTTCAAAGCCATTATTAAAGAAGGGGAAAACAGGCAgaatgaagagagaaaaagaatcagtgaaagtaatttttttttcttcatttagttACCTTAGATCTTCCTAAAGCATAGATTATGATACAGTAAAGAATGTGACAAACTGCCAACACAAAGATGAATATATGGAGCTGATGGATACCATAAGCTGAAACAAGTGCAACTTTACCCtgaaaaaaaatatatacttCTCAATCTAAATGAACAGTTTAtatgaataaactatgaaataTGCATAGATTAAATCTAAACAATCTTGCCTGTTCTGCACATTTGTCAGATTTGGATGCAAGACTGCGTCTAGGAATATAAAAACTATCATCGTCAGAGAATTCAACAAGCTTTCTACCAGAGGATTTTTCAGAATATTTTTCAGCCTCAGTTTTCTTATTGCATGGATGCCAAGTGTTTGCTACATGTGCTGGAATGCAAATTTCAGATATGGGACCTTGAAAGACTGTTAGAAGCAATGATATGAATCCCATGAGCATAAGCTCtacacaaaaagaaaaagaaacactGTTAGTTTTTTTAATTAAGATTAAAGAAACGGAAATAGTGTTAAATTACCTGCTTTAACCTTCTCAAGTGCTTCATAAAGAGATGTCTTGTGCCTTTTCTTGAACCACTGTGTGAAGAGTGAAACAATGTAATGttatataatcaaacatacaacTATGTCAAGAGAGTAATGTCTGAAAATCAAAATGTAtataagaaaaaaagaaagaaagaacaaaCCTTGCCTACAATGTGAATGGCATGTTCAATGAAGATTGAAATAACAACCAAAACAAAGCACACCACAGCAACAGCCCATGTTGGTGTCTCCTCTAATGAACGTGCTTTATAATCATTCGCCATTGATATTATAAAAGCTTGCAATGCTTTTGCaactatatatatacacgtaCGTATCAACAACAAaaggagaaaaagagaaaagctcTTCTTCTGGAATTGCTTTTATTGTTATTTGTTTAAAGCTTTGATCCAAAAAGAAAGTGATGTAAGTAATAAAGAAGGCAAAAGGTGTATTGAGAGAAAGTTGCAAGAAGAAGTGATGTAAAGGTGCTATTTATATAATAGCTTTGAGTTTCAGAGAATTATTACAAAGAGAGATGACTTTTTCAAAGAGAGGGCCTCGTTGACTCTTGAGATTCCCACAGTTTAGCCATGGCTTGTTGACCGATAACTAACTGCAATGGAGACGAAACCAGATAAATTAATTGAAGAATTGAaatacaattttattattatactaatatataattttataaaaatttaaaagataaaataataaaatttccatTTTTGGAGGAAGAAAAATTGCAAATTAGGTTTCAATTCATTAAATAGGAGAATAAATGTGGTTAAGTACGATCAAACTCACATCCTCTTATACTGACAACAATGTCCATGCCAACTGAGTTAAGACTCAACTgactataattttttaaaataatggaaAGATTTGGCTAaggttaatatttatttatttattttgatgaaaCATAATTCAAACCATAAtacatttttttgaaaacaataatctcattataagtttTGATTATATCAGCTCTTTTTGATAAAATGCTTAGAACTAACTATAGTCTCTGctcaacccataaataagaggataaagcACTTCAATGCACTCGAACCCATTTTTTTTATATTAGCAATAATACTAATACTAATCGAGCTAACACTCAATTGATCAAACCATGATATAGTTACttctaaacaattttttttttaaaaaatcggcTTAATAATGTTTACAAATACTAGTTAATTTTttagttataattttaaaaagacataatatcaaatttagctctcGATATTTATATCTTTTGTTAATTtggctttttttctttttttacctAAATTTGGCCCTCgacctttaaaaaaaaatcaatttggtTATCAACCTttcaaaaaaaagttaaattatttttaatggaaATCTTGATTAAAACGTTGAATTTTTAAACATGATAGCTTGAATGACAATCCACATTTACTTCAtgctaatttttataaattttatgaactttttataattttttgaattttaaataattttatttttatatttttcaaaattatttattgATATAGTATATAAGACAAATAGTGTCATGTCAGTATTAAAGTACACGTGGATTGTCATGCAAGTTGCCACACAAACATCGtcaaaaaattattgttttaatcaacattttcattaaaaaaaagttatttgactcttttttaaaaattaagaatcgaatttaattcaaaaaaagttaaggataaaataataaaagatgtaaACATTGTgggtaaaattcaaaataaaagttTTTGGTAATAAGGTTACACCTTTAAGTCAAAGACATTAGCGCGTGAGGTGTGGCAAAAACGACAAACCTCCCACTGTTTTtttttaatgataaaataaataaaaataaaaatgcatTATCTACTAAGGTCTTCCATTTTGGCTTTGACCACAACCAATGAATTTTCTAGCAATTTATTGGTgaagtgtatatatgtatattatcatTGTTGCTATGTCaacaaaaaattcaaagaaattttaataagatatatTAATTTTAGTCAATGAGTTTATCTTTCATTGTTTTGGATATTAAAAGTCAACtatatgtatttgaatttttttaaagaaaaataaaaaatattttagcacaataaacttaaattattaattaacttatttaagttcttaaaattattattctagaCTTTTAAAGAATttaactttatatatttttagattttttgaattttttaattttaaaaaatataaaaatcattttgaattttaaaattattttgaattattttgtaatttttgttgagagagagaccaatttattcattttaaatttgaCAAGGACCAAAAGGTATTTACATCAatcattatttaaattatttgaattataaaatttaactcGATTTGAACTCAAAACTTgaattacttattcgagttgattcaattaacttaaaattcgaaattttttaattttttgaatcgAAACGAATTTTATTTACCCCTAATTCTAAAAAGTTTACTAttgtataaatataaaaataattgatCCAAAAATGAAGATCCTAAAACTGTGGATAGATGTAGTCACTAGGTTAAGTATTTATGCTTTTATATATTAGTGATGAACATGTAGCACCCGTCCGATTGCCCCAAAGACTACTTCAAAgagtataaaaaaaaataattattattattattaaaattatatggaATTAGAAAGGGAAATTCAATTGGTTCACTTCGATAAATATATGGTCAAAGATTTGGCAGGCAACAACCTTAATGACTTCAtacttcattattattattttttaatgattCTGTTGAAATTAATCTCACATTCTTGGATCTGGTTAATGTTGGGTTTTAACCTTGTAGTATGAGCCTAAAAGAGTAATCATGGTGCACCAAGTGTtgttattttaagaattttagtaaatatgtagttttgtttttatttattttggttggttaattattgaattaattattcaattattgAGTTAATTACTTAATTTAGTGCTTGATTTTTTAGTTGTGAAATTTTAGCCATGGTCAAACCGTAACAATTAAATTTGTTGGATAAAGTTTTACTATTAGTCTTATACTCTGTTTAAATCATGGATTTAGTCATTATCATTCAAGTTGTTCATCTTTAGCCTTatactttttaattttgaaatttcaataatGGTTTAAGGCTAACTAAATCTATTagctaaaataatattaatttttattatatcatggaaataaaaaataacatgacattacatatgtgataatatatttactatataaaattttagaagtaacaaattttaatttaaagaaattaatagtTCTTGCTTCACTCatgattgaaaatttaaaattcaaaaaatatataatttagaaTGATAAAAGTAGAATATAATACTAAATCTACAATTTGTGTATATTATAAGCTATATAAGTAACTATTCAATAAAATAAtcaaatgataattaaataatccTTAACACATAATTACAAGCATCAACTGTTAAATGCATTAAAGCCCAATGTTAAATGCATTAAAACCCaacttcaaaaataaatattCGATATGGAATAAGATTATTATTTTATACCGAAAATTTTTAATTCTACAAGGGAGAGTTAGAAGTTGTCACAACTTATGTGTCATGTTAGAATTGTGTGACTCGAATCTGGGCCTTAAAAGGTTGAGGTGCAACTtacttattaaaaaaataaaatagagaggCAAGATTGAGGATTTGTGGGTACGAACCTTGCCGCAGTTGATTATAAAAAGGTTGTTTAACCTTTAAAACGTGTGTAGCAGAAAACCTTTTGTATTATGTTTTTTAAAATTAGTGAATTTCTCCTCCTCAGCTTGTGGTTTTTCCAGATAAGgattttccacgtaaaatctgcatgttcttatttttctttcttattgctTTGCGATCATTCCTACTGTCATTATCGATGTATAGTATAACAAACTGGTATCAGAGTATTCGAGTTGCTTGTCTCGATCATGGTAATGGCAACATTGAAGTATGATATTTTGTTGTTGGATCACAATACCAAATTTTCATTGTGGCAGGTAAAGATGCAGGCAATTCTCGTGCAGATGAATTTGGATGATGCCCTATTAGGGTTAGATAAGATGCCTTTGACATTGACGCTTAAAGAAAAGCAGCGTAAGGATCGAAAAACCTTAGTACAATTATCGAATGAAATTTTACAAGACGTGTTGAAGGAGAAGATCGTCGTTGTGTTATGGTTGAAGCTGGAGCAACTATGCATGTCAAAAACCCTAACTAGCAAGTTGCATCTGAAGTAGTgtatttattttcattatttggaAGAAGGTACGTATTTGGTAGAATACTTAATTGTCTTTAAAGAAAATTTCTCAGACCTAGAAGCCAtgaaggttcagtatgataaagaGGATTTAGGGTTAATTTTGCTTTGTTCATTGCTCCTtattattcaacctttagagatacAATTTTATATAGTCACGGATCTTTCACTGTTGATGAAGTTTATGATTCCTTAGCCTTGAATGATAAAATGAAACTTTTTGTAGCTGGATCCGACTTTTAGGGAGAGGATCCCATTGTTCGTGAGAGACAAAAATGAAATACTGGTGATAATCATGGGAGGACACAGGAACTAAATCTTGGCAGTAAAGCTAAgagtagatcgaaatcttcaaatagaggtaaaacttgtaatttttgcaaaaaagaaagggcacattaagtcTAAGTGATACAAGTTACAAAATAAGATCAAAAGAAAGACTGTGAATCAAAAAGGAAAATAACCGAAAAATCTGGTGAAGCTGATGCAGTACAAGACTACAGTGATGGGGAACTCCTAGTTGCTTCTGTTGATAACTCTAAAGTAAGTGATGAGTGGATCCTCGATTCTAGTTGCGCTTTCCATATGAGTCCCAACTGGGATTGGTTTACGACATATGAAACTGTGTTTAAAAGTGTTGTTTTGAtgagaaataatgcttcatgtagaATTTTAGATATTGACATAATCAAAATTAAGATATTTGATGGAGTCGTAAGAATACTTGGTGACGTACGACATGtaccagaattgaagagaaatttgatTTCGTttagtactcttgattcaaaagggtacaagtACAAAGCTGAAGTGGAGTTCTAAAGATTAGCAAGGGTTCTCTCGtcgtgatgaaagggcaaagaaagactgtcaagttatatgttttgcaaggtTTAACGGTTACAGGTAATGCAATCATTACTTCCTCTTCCTAGTTAGATGATAATGTTACTAGACTTTGGCATATGCATCTAGGGCATATAAGTGAGAACGACATGGcataattaagcaaaagaggacttattGATGGACTAGAAAACTGAAGTTTTGTAAGCGCTTCATTTTTGGGAAGTAAAAGAGAGTTTGTAAGACCCCCTAACCCCGAACCGTCGCTGGAacagagttacgaggcattaccggatgtATCAGATAACTtatgaataattcacaaataaaataacattcatagcataatttaattactaaattcctATATTGAACTCTCAAAGTCTAAAGCATACATTTAAGTGAAACGAGACTTGTTTAAGtactccaatttttttttttataaatttcgacagcatttctACTTATTTTTACGTAAATCCCCCTGCAATTAAAACCATATCCATTTCAAgcataaccaattcaaccaaattatttcacacatttattttctattctaaatacctctaatcaacttaatcaatataatatcaatttaaatttatcattgtactaattaaattgaaatggataaactttttcattataattcttagacttgtaatactaatattttaaaccatttatattcaaaacataataacctttatacacatcctatgtacatgccacattaccaaaagaaaatatacatcaccaaaagttTCTTTGAAGTCGGTCCGGCTTTGGATCTTGATTCAAGATTTGACTTCTACAACTGCAAGACGAAACAACCGTACACTGAGTATGCATATACTCAGTGGGATCACTATAATtcagtttataattaaatacattaaatcgaacacatacttttacattacaattatcatcacttaatgaacaatttaatctttttatgttatcattcgattatatatatatcatttttatttctttatttcaattctcaactttcacatatgctataTACTTGGACTTGGACtcggcggatacacggattccaaccaacacaccagtacggcacaatgTGCCTTAACGGTACTACGATACCTAATCGATGTCGATAATGATGGCGATGGCGATATGATATgatattcaacacacaaagtgttGAATCATAAAAAGATATGATAacgattcgacacacaaagtgttgAATCGGTAACGATAATAATAACGATAAAGATGTCGGCACATAAGTGCTCGATCGATGGCAAAAgcaaaacccgtactcttcctgtaataacccaaattttacCGTTCTCAAAGCGGTGTATTTTGGTCTCCGTTTCGAAAAGCAGttaagtaaatatttattaaaaatatttactaagtaaaatgagtggttaattagagtttaattaagtaaatttagcttaattaagagtaattaggaaaaatgtctaaattgaataaaggatgaaagttgaattgtagattaaaagaaaatgaagaggaccaaaatggaattatgccatttgtcctaagtgagtgatataaacataaaaatttgatatttttatgtgttaaaatatatattaaattattattattatttattatagttttatatttaattattattgttattgttattattatttaaattgatattatattataaaatgaataaaagtaagaCAAGTGTGtagtaaaaaaaatttatatgtgTACCAATGATATACATACACTTGTAATACACATATATGTttgcttattatataagtatattatatattattaaaagtaaagtaaataaaaggaaataaaggaaaggaacagaatgaaaagaaatagaatgtggaaacgaaacagagaagaaacaggggagaaagaaagaaagaaaaagaaaaaggaaaatttggggtttcaaggttcaaagttaatttggtaagtcaatttagccccttttcttgtaaattttgagtTTATGGAATCCTAGAGATGAATACTACTTGATTTAAGTGAAAACTTTGAAAGTTGTTAGCTTTTTAGATATTGTTCtttttgaataaaaagatgaattaatggctaaattgatagaaattcaagttagaaatgaaataaggattaaattgtaaagtgattcataagttttatgctttaaggactaaattgaaagaatttcgaaattatggttttatgatgaaaatagataattatgtctaagtttggttaaaattgaatagaaatgaagtatgaattgagatagaaaaatAACGAATctagttaagattaaattgaaattaaagtagaaattgaataaaattgtattaattagacataaattagtagtgaattaacgaatatgaattgttttaattcccgTAGCTAATGTTGTCTCGAGAAGTTTCGGCTAAGTAAGGAAATAGCAAAGTCGACGAGGAAAAGCTTGGAAAAGCTCGgaaaatacggtttgtatttctataatccgaacctagttattatttgttatatttatatacatatgacaattgttagtgttagaattatgatgttttactagtgaaatggattgattttggtatgtgataaatttatcaaatttatattgattgaaatcattttgattaaatttgtcgaaaccatttttttttatttcaatttaaaaatgatggatcgacgttttggaaagcgaaaatagagtcgccaccaatcttttcttgtttaagtgtgattggatcacctagaaatttggattgttttaataaaacattttggtttactaaaacaatgattttggtctacgaaattttgaGAAAACAGGTTCAAGAGTCGGTTAcgtgtgaggaaggattagcaccctcattacgcccaaaattggtaccaaattgattaaatactgtccttatgtctaagctttaaaaaatgtttttgaaatgtgattccCTTTTGATAACATTTGAGTAAATCGAGTtagtcatcaaaattctcttgccTAAGAGGAATATAgaatcacatccagcacgataggacatgatcctttaAGCCCGCGAAAACATGATGAATTTTGAATTCAaaaatttatatgttgaaaaccgcaaaaggatgcccaattatttagtccaacgagagaatcaaaacccagcacagtagggcacggtTCTTCGAATTTCTAAACATCGAGTATTATctcattttttagaattttttaagaaACATGAGGGAAATTCTAAAGGGGgtgttcgattattttgaaccaacaggaaattgcaacccagcacgatagggcacgattctctgAATTGTCGAACATCGAACATTACCTtcgttttaaagagtttttagaatacATGAATGGAATTCCAGAGGGACATTTGATTGTTTTGAGCAAacaagaaattgcaacccagcacgttagggcacgattcctcgaattgtCAAATATCGAAtatcacctttgttttaaagaattcttaaataattgtgaaactagcTAAGAAAACGCCTTAATatgtttgaaataaatgaaatcaatcataaaaaaaattggatTTTATAAAGCCATATTTCATAAATCGAGTGGAAAAACAATGATATGGGATATTCTCAAAAATAAGAATGAATTAATGAGCTCGCTAATAGTTTATATGATTGTTGAAATAAACCTTATGAAATAAAAGTTTGAATCAAATTATAtgcatat
The Gossypium arboreum isolate Shixiya-1 chromosome 10, ASM2569848v2, whole genome shotgun sequence genome window above contains:
- the LOC108488384 gene encoding MLO-like protein 12 isoform X2 is translated as MANDYKARSLEETPTWAVAVVCFVLVVISIFIEHAIHIVGKWFKKRHKTSLYEALEKVKAELMLMGFISLLLTVFQGPISEICIPAHVANTWHPCNKKTEAEKYSEKSSGRKLVEFSDDDSFYIPRRSLASKSDKCAEQGKVALVSAYGIHQLHIFIFVLAVCHILYCIIIYALGRSKMRKWKAWENETKTIEYQFYNDPERFRFARDTSFGRRHLSFWSRSTLTLWIVCFLRQFFGSVTKVDYLTLRHGFIMAHLAPGNETKFDFQKYIKRSLEDDFKVVVGISPIIWFIAVLFLLAYTHGWYSYLWLPFIPLIIILMVGAKLQVIITKMGLRIQDRGDVVKGAPVVQPGDDLFWFGRPRFLLFLIHVVLFTNAFQLAFFVWSTVNKRSCYHEHIEDVIIRVSMGVIIQFLCSYVTLPLYALVTQMGTNMRPTIFNDRVAAALKNWHHTAKKHTKQSRLLHSENTTPFSSRPATPTHGMSPVHILHKHPQRSETYGISSGHSVDHWDLGLFHSPLHSHEINDPIHDHDRTQIEMRDVDTTVQESGSSQMDAETPQTIRTQHEIDIIPSDFSFAKS
- the LOC108488384 gene encoding MLO-like protein 12 isoform X1, with amino-acid sequence MANDYKARSLEETPTWAVAVVCFVLVVISIFIEHAIHIVGKWFKKRHKTSLYEALEKVKAELMLMGFISLLLTVFQGPISEICIPAHVANTWHPCNKKTEAEKYSEKSSGRKLVEFSDDDSFYIPRRSLASKSDKCAEQGKVALVSAYGIHQLHIFIFVLAVCHILYCIIIYALGRSKMRKWKAWENETKTIEYQFYNDPERFRFARDTSFGRRHLSFWSRSTLTLWIVCFLRQFFGSVTKVDYLTLRHGFIMAHLAPGNETKFDFQKYIKRSLEDDFKVVVGISPIIWFIAVLFLLAYTHGWYSYLWLPFIPLIIILMVGAKLQVIITKMGLRIQDRGDVVKGAPVVQPGDDLFWFGRPRFLLFLIHVVLFTNAFQLAFFVWSTYEFTMRSCYHEHIEDVIIRVSMGVIIQFLCSYVTLPLYALVTQMGTNMRPTIFNDRVAAALKNWHHTAKKHTKQSRLLHSENTTPFSSRPATPTHGMSPVHILHKHPQRSETYGISSGHSVDHWDLGLFHSPLHSHEINDPIHDHDRTQIEMRDVDTTVQESGSSQMDAETPQTIRTQHEIDIIPSDFSFAKS